One window of the Amycolatopsis mediterranei genome contains the following:
- a CDS encoding class I SAM-dependent DNA methyltransferase, with protein MTWLADTATSYDTVASSYADFVSDALEKEPYLKAALKLFAAEVDGPVVDVGCGPGHFTAYLASLGVEASGVDLSPGMIDLARRSHPGLRFEVGSMTDLALPDGSVAGVLASWSLIHVPDESVPATLGHFHRVLRPGGLLMIGYHVGAGTRLKTEGYGGHPMRVNVHLRQPWWLARRVRDAGFTVDAEWLLSPGAKVPQAILFAAK; from the coding sequence ATGACCTGGCTCGCGGACACCGCCACGTCGTACGACACGGTGGCGTCGAGCTACGCCGACTTCGTCTCGGACGCGCTCGAGAAGGAGCCGTACCTGAAGGCGGCGCTGAAGCTGTTCGCCGCGGAGGTCGACGGGCCGGTGGTGGACGTCGGCTGCGGGCCGGGGCACTTCACGGCGTACCTGGCTTCGCTGGGCGTCGAGGCGTCCGGCGTCGACCTGTCGCCGGGGATGATCGACCTCGCGCGACGGTCGCACCCCGGGCTGCGGTTCGAGGTGGGGTCGATGACGGACCTCGCGCTGCCCGATGGGTCGGTCGCGGGCGTGCTGGCGTCCTGGTCGCTGATCCACGTCCCGGACGAGTCGGTGCCGGCGACGCTGGGTCACTTCCACCGCGTGCTGCGGCCGGGCGGCCTGCTGATGATCGGCTACCACGTCGGCGCGGGCACCCGGCTGAAGACCGAGGGCTACGGCGGGCACCCGATGCGGGTCAACGTCCACCTCCGGCAGCCGTGGTGGCTGGCCCGGCGGGTGCGGGACGCCGGGTTCACCGTGGACGCCGAATGGCTGCTGAGCCCCGGGGCCAAGGTGCCGCAGGCGATTTTGTTCGCCGCGAAGTAG
- a CDS encoding TetR/AcrR family transcriptional regulator yields MTVEQRPLRADARRNREALVAAAREVFGAKGVDAPLDEIARRAEVAIGTLYNRFPTRADLVEAAFLPTLEEAQAVLDEALACEDPWEGFVLFLERSVLMQVSDRGFTEVCSRAFDPASGLEKAKQANGARMNRIISRAQEAGALRPDFRGPDLAIVFAAATATPDWRRALGMVLDGLRAR; encoded by the coding sequence GTGACCGTCGAGCAACGTCCCCTGCGCGCGGACGCCCGGCGCAACCGGGAAGCACTGGTCGCGGCGGCGCGGGAAGTCTTCGGCGCCAAGGGGGTCGACGCCCCGCTCGACGAAATCGCGCGGCGCGCCGAAGTCGCGATCGGCACCCTCTACAACCGGTTCCCGACGCGGGCGGACCTCGTCGAAGCCGCCTTCCTGCCGACCCTGGAAGAAGCTCAGGCCGTGTTGGACGAGGCCCTCGCGTGCGAGGACCCGTGGGAGGGATTCGTCCTGTTCCTCGAGCGTTCGGTGCTGATGCAGGTGTCCGACCGCGGCTTCACCGAAGTGTGCTCGCGGGCCTTCGACCCGGCGTCGGGGCTGGAGAAAGCCAAGCAGGCCAACGGTGCCCGGATGAACCGGATCATCTCGCGCGCGCAGGAAGCGGGGGCGCTGCGGCCGGACTTCCGGGGGCCCGACCTCGCGATCGTGTTCGCCGCGGCCACCGCCACCCCGGACTGGCGGCGCGCGCTCGGCATGGTCCTCGACGGCCTGCGCGCGCGATGA
- a CDS encoding alpha/beta hydrolase — protein MLSRRGLLAGSALALLAGCSSPPAGPPPGPPAVPEPTHPAALRDPVTVQRMHSAARGTDVDLVLITPEGVPASGLPVCLALHGRGAQARTFLSLGLPALLTAAVRAGTPPFAFAALDGDHYWVNVGSDDPQRMLTDEVPGWLAARDLRPPSAVFGISMGGFGALRFARAHPDLKAVATASAALFVSWPDARSRKVFADEANWRDSEPLLHTAELRPGSLGVWCGESDPFLGADRRLVKAVSPAVSRFSPGAHDDEYWRGVLPEIVKFVGERLP, from the coding sequence GTGCTCTCCCGCCGTGGCCTGCTCGCCGGCAGCGCACTCGCGCTGCTGGCGGGCTGCTCGTCCCCACCCGCCGGGCCACCGCCCGGCCCGCCCGCCGTGCCGGAGCCGACCCACCCGGCGGCGCTACGCGACCCGGTGACGGTCCAGCGCATGCACTCGGCGGCCCGCGGCACCGACGTCGACCTGGTGCTGATCACGCCCGAAGGTGTCCCTGCCTCGGGCCTGCCGGTGTGCCTGGCCCTGCACGGCCGTGGCGCCCAGGCGCGGACGTTCCTCTCCCTGGGCCTGCCGGCTCTGCTGACGGCGGCGGTCCGCGCCGGAACACCGCCGTTCGCCTTCGCGGCCCTCGACGGTGACCACTATTGGGTGAACGTCGGTTCCGACGACCCGCAGCGCATGCTCACCGACGAAGTCCCCGGCTGGCTGGCCGCCCGCGACCTGCGTCCGCCGTCGGCGGTGTTCGGCATTTCGATGGGCGGCTTCGGCGCGCTGCGGTTCGCCCGCGCGCACCCGGACCTGAAGGCGGTGGCCACGGCGAGCGCGGCCCTGTTCGTCAGCTGGCCGGACGCCCGCAGCCGCAAGGTTTTCGCGGACGAGGCGAACTGGCGCGACTCGGAACCCCTGCTGCACACCGCCGAGCTGCGCCCCGGCTCCCTCGGAGTGTGGTGCGGCGAGTCGGACCCGTTCCTGGGGGCGGACCGCCGGCTGGTGAAGGCGGTTTCGCCCGCGGTGTCCCGGTTTTCCCCGGGCGCCCACGATGACGAATACTGGCGGGGAGTACTGCCGGAGATCGTGAAGTTCGTGGGCGAGCGCTTGCCGTGA
- a CDS encoding TRM11 family SAM-dependent methyltransferase produces the protein MPEYAMLVYPSANRVYAASSPALLRAELAVFGARLAAELSAIDEVELGGVGYVRFTSSAPLGERDLALLSNVSSLYALFELGDGVLRPVPVTPLAKADSDLLTIQKYAGKTNELFTKLLVNVTLLATADPFSDQPKYLLDPLCGRGTTLNQAMMYGLHATGLDVDAKDFEAYEAFIKTWLRNKRVKHTAESGQLRRNKARLGRRLDIEYALDKEAYKAGDKRKLTYFNADTLTTDEVLRANSCDVIVTDAPYGVQHGSHRETGLQRSPRDLLAAAVPVWTRVLKPGGALGISWNTTVLPREELVEVLRKAGLDVREGGPWEEFAHRVDQAILRDLVVAAKPAS, from the coding sequence ATGCCTGAGTACGCGATGCTGGTCTACCCCTCGGCCAACCGGGTCTACGCCGCCTCCTCCCCCGCACTGCTGCGCGCCGAGCTGGCGGTGTTCGGCGCGCGGCTGGCGGCCGAGCTGTCCGCGATCGACGAGGTCGAGCTCGGCGGCGTCGGCTACGTGCGCTTCACCAGCTCGGCGCCCCTCGGCGAGCGCGATCTCGCGCTCTTGTCGAACGTCTCGTCGCTGTACGCGCTGTTCGAGCTGGGTGACGGCGTCCTCCGTCCGGTGCCCGTGACACCGCTGGCGAAGGCCGACTCGGACCTGCTGACCATCCAGAAGTACGCGGGCAAGACGAACGAGCTGTTCACCAAGCTGCTGGTGAACGTGACGCTGCTGGCGACCGCGGACCCCTTCTCGGACCAGCCGAAGTACCTGCTCGACCCGCTGTGCGGCCGCGGGACCACGCTGAACCAGGCGATGATGTACGGCCTGCACGCGACCGGCCTGGACGTCGACGCCAAAGACTTCGAGGCCTACGAGGCGTTCATCAAGACGTGGCTGCGCAACAAGCGCGTCAAGCACACCGCCGAGTCAGGACAGCTGCGGCGCAACAAGGCCCGGCTCGGGCGCCGCCTCGACATCGAGTACGCACTGGACAAGGAAGCGTACAAAGCGGGCGACAAGCGCAAGCTGACCTACTTCAACGCCGACACCCTGACCACCGACGAGGTGCTGCGGGCGAACTCCTGCGACGTGATCGTCACCGACGCGCCGTACGGCGTGCAGCACGGCAGCCACCGCGAGACGGGCCTGCAGCGCAGCCCGCGCGACCTGCTCGCCGCGGCCGTCCCGGTGTGGACGCGGGTGCTGAAACCCGGTGGGGCGCTCGGGATTTCGTGGAACACCACGGTGCTGCCGCGCGAAGAGCTCGTCGAGGTGCTCCGGAAAGCCGGCCTCGACGTCCGCGAGGGCGGGCCGTGGGAGGAGTTCGCCCACCGGGTGGACCAGGCCATCCTGCGTGACCTGGTCGTCGCGGCGAAACCGGCGTCCTGA
- a CDS encoding flotillin family protein, translating into MFGYRVPAPNEAMLISGGNSKSAAPFRVVTGHGAFVMPVFRKVRFLTLAMCEAEVTEVCVTKQAIALTVRAVIAFKVGNDTESIVNAGQRFLSDQDQMSVLTGRIFAGHLRSIIGSMTVEEIITERQKLATEVLDGSAVEMAKIGLTVDALQIQSIDDMKLGYIAAMAAPHNAAIQRDAQIAQAVANKAAAEAEQESQRTQAEYARQTSIVQAQYRAEVEAAQAQASQAGPLAQAKAQQEVIDARTELAQREAELRQQQLVAEVIKPADAEAERIRILALAEAEKMRVQAEAAASNNRVALDRMLIDQLPQIVKEAGRGLSGANVNILNGADGLGEMAAGLVGQGLSILDSVKRGLNTPPAPATGAPEDNGHAPAPARGELTQ; encoded by the coding sequence ATGTTCGGTTATCGCGTGCCGGCTCCCAACGAGGCGATGCTGATCTCCGGGGGCAACAGCAAGAGCGCGGCGCCGTTCCGGGTCGTCACCGGCCACGGTGCGTTCGTCATGCCGGTCTTCCGGAAAGTCCGGTTCCTCACGCTCGCCATGTGCGAGGCCGAAGTGACCGAAGTGTGCGTGACGAAGCAGGCCATCGCCCTCACGGTGCGGGCGGTGATCGCGTTCAAGGTCGGCAACGACACCGAGAGCATCGTCAACGCCGGCCAGCGGTTCCTCTCCGACCAGGACCAGATGTCCGTGCTGACCGGCCGGATCTTCGCCGGTCACCTGCGGTCCATCATCGGGTCGATGACCGTCGAGGAAATCATCACCGAGCGGCAGAAGCTCGCCACCGAGGTCCTGGACGGCTCCGCGGTGGAGATGGCGAAGATCGGGCTGACCGTCGACGCCCTGCAGATCCAGTCGATCGACGACATGAAGCTCGGCTACATCGCCGCGATGGCCGCGCCGCACAACGCCGCCATCCAGCGTGATGCGCAGATCGCCCAGGCCGTGGCGAACAAGGCCGCGGCGGAGGCCGAGCAGGAGTCGCAGCGGACGCAGGCCGAGTACGCCCGGCAGACGTCGATCGTGCAGGCGCAGTACCGGGCCGAAGTCGAGGCGGCGCAGGCCCAGGCGTCCCAGGCCGGCCCGCTCGCGCAGGCGAAGGCGCAGCAGGAGGTCATCGACGCGCGCACCGAGCTGGCCCAGCGCGAAGCCGAGCTGCGGCAGCAGCAGCTGGTCGCCGAGGTCATCAAGCCCGCCGACGCCGAGGCCGAGCGGATCCGCATCCTGGCGCTGGCCGAAGCGGAGAAGATGCGCGTGCAGGCGGAGGCGGCCGCGTCGAACAACCGGGTCGCGCTCGACCGGATGCTCATCGACCAGCTGCCGCAGATCGTCAAGGAAGCCGGGCGCGGCCTGTCGGGGGCGAACGTCAACATCCTCAACGGCGCCGACGGTCTCGGCGAGATGGCCGCGGGCCTCGTCGGCCAGGGACTGTCCATCTTGGACTCGGTGAAGCGCGGCCTGAACACCCCGCCCGCGCCCGCCACCGGTGCCCCGGAGGACAACGGGCACGCCCCGGCGCCCGCCCGGGGTGAGCTCACGCAGTAG
- a CDS encoding DUF503 domain-containing protein has product MFVGALELDILLGDVHSLKQKRSVVRPVLAEVRKRFAVSVAEAGHTDLHRRTLIGVAVVAEAGEHVRDVLDSCERYVASRPEFELLSAHRRLLGPDD; this is encoded by the coding sequence ATGTTCGTCGGAGCTTTAGAGCTCGACATCCTGCTCGGCGACGTTCACTCGCTGAAGCAGAAGCGATCCGTGGTCCGTCCGGTGCTGGCCGAGGTGCGCAAGCGCTTCGCCGTGTCGGTGGCCGAAGCCGGGCACACCGACCTGCACCGCCGGACCCTCATCGGGGTGGCCGTGGTCGCCGAAGCCGGCGAGCACGTCCGCGACGTGCTGGACTCGTGTGAGCGGTACGTGGCGAGCCGGCCGGAGTTCGAACTGCTCTCCGCGCACCGTCGGCTGCTCGGCCCAGACGATTAG
- the rbfA gene encoding 30S ribosome-binding factor RbfA, whose translation MADPARARKLAKRISQIVASAIEHEVKDTRLDYVTITDTKVTGDLHDATVYYTVLGEKLDVPPDFAGAAAALESARGMLRTKVGQGTGVRYTPTLTFVADTIPEESKRIEDLLAKAREADAEVARRSAGAQHAGEPDPYKAPRETEDDDEFAEEESRG comes from the coding sequence ATGGCTGATCCTGCTCGGGCCCGCAAGCTCGCCAAGCGGATCTCGCAGATCGTGGCGTCCGCGATCGAACACGAGGTCAAGGACACCCGGCTGGACTACGTGACCATCACGGACACGAAGGTCACCGGCGACCTGCACGACGCCACGGTGTACTACACGGTGCTCGGCGAGAAGCTGGACGTCCCCCCGGACTTCGCCGGCGCCGCCGCCGCGCTCGAATCGGCGCGCGGGATGCTCCGCACGAAGGTCGGGCAGGGCACCGGGGTCCGCTACACGCCGACGCTGACGTTCGTCGCGGACACGATCCCCGAGGAGTCGAAGCGGATCGAGGACCTGCTCGCGAAGGCCCGCGAGGCCGACGCGGAGGTCGCGCGCCGCTCGGCGGGAGCCCAGCACGCGGGCGAGCCCGACCCGTACAAGGCGCCCCGCGAAACCGAGGACGACGACGAGTTCGCGGAGGAGGAGAGCCGGGGCTGA